One window of Methanogenium organophilum genomic DNA carries:
- a CDS encoding cation:proton antiporter regulatory subunit, with the protein MGFFHQVLPGIGTKYELETDSGDIISVIFMANGRVQLYTQPARCPECYAADLNPMETRRLGNVLTGAIMEAEEEGVEIAFSALADLRIVVHTYIIGAKLAGKAISDLDIRSRTGVTVLAVSRDGKNTVNPRPDFRFISGDAVVVIGESDQIRAFEQEFME; encoded by the coding sequence ATGGGGTTCTTTCACCAGGTGCTTCCCGGCATCGGGACGAAATATGAACTGGAGACAGATAGCGGAGACATTATTTCTGTCATCTTCATGGCAAACGGCAGGGTTCAGCTGTACACCCAGCCGGCACGATGTCCGGAATGTTATGCCGCAGATCTAAATCCAATGGAGACACGCCGATTGGGGAATGTCCTTACCGGCGCCATTATGGAGGCGGAGGAGGAAGGGGTGGAGATTGCATTCTCCGCTCTGGCAGATCTCAGGATTGTGGTACACACCTATATCATCGGTGCGAAACTCGCCGGAAAGGCAATCAGTGATCTCGATATCCGTTCCCGCACCGGAGTGACCGTCCTCGCGGTTTCACGTGATGGGAAAAATACGGTGAATCCGCGTCCGGATTTCAGATTTATTTCGGGAGATGCTGTTGTCGTTATCGGAGAATCCGACCAGATCCGTGCATTTGAGCAGGAGTTTATGGAGTAA
- a CDS encoding cation:proton antiporter has translation MEGIAVALAVCVGVALICRRYAIPPIPFYIITGLLLGTAGLGVVHSSEVSEWIAHMGLLFLLFTMGLHLHPGEVAKRRSSFLKAGIIDLCINFSAGFAVAFIIGLPLYDAVVLAGAFYISSSAIALSSLIDNRKLGFRESDTVIWLMVFEDIILVALLIMLASQDVSPLRTIGIILCVAVAAFTFAWKFRGHLHQFFAREDELPILVVFLSVVLAVAIAGVTGVPDSLLVIILGSAISLVASERAEAVARPFREVFLVVFFVFFGISVSFSGAPSLILLASVIILAIVTKFCSGVLIGKVIHGRALSGIDIWADTTSRGEFSILLALLYGSSAVVPVVAALVVVTSCVGSFTGKYSIRIRRWFGGITAGK, from the coding sequence ATGGAAGGAATTGCCGTTGCACTGGCAGTATGTGTAGGAGTGGCACTCATTTGCCGCCGATATGCTATTCCGCCCATTCCCTTTTATATCATCACTGGTCTGCTCTTAGGGACTGCGGGCCTTGGTGTTGTGCATTCGTCTGAGGTTTCTGAATGGATCGCCCACATGGGTCTCTTGTTCCTGCTCTTCACGATGGGTCTTCATCTTCACCCGGGTGAGGTTGCGAAGCGGCGCAGCTCGTTTCTGAAGGCAGGAATTATTGATCTCTGCATTAATTTTTCTGCTGGGTTTGCGGTCGCATTTATCATTGGGTTGCCACTCTATGATGCGGTGGTGCTCGCAGGTGCATTTTATATTTCAAGTTCCGCAATCGCGCTCTCATCGCTTATTGATAACCGTAAACTTGGGTTTCGGGAATCTGATACGGTTATCTGGCTGATGGTCTTTGAGGATATTATACTCGTTGCACTGCTGATTATGTTAGCCTCACAGGACGTGTCCCCCCTTCGCACAATAGGAATTATCCTCTGTGTGGCAGTGGCTGCCTTTACCTTTGCATGGAAATTCAGGGGTCATCTCCACCAGTTCTTTGCACGGGAAGATGAACTTCCAATACTGGTAGTTTTTCTCAGTGTTGTGCTCGCCGTCGCCATCGCTGGTGTGACCGGTGTACCTGACAGCCTGCTTGTCATCATTCTTGGTTCAGCCATATCACTTGTCGCATCAGAACGTGCAGAAGCGGTCGCCCGCCCGTTCAGAGAGGTGTTCCTGGTTGTATTTTTTGTCTTTTTTGGGATATCTGTCAGTTTTTCCGGTGCACCATCGCTGATTCTCCTCGCATCTGTGATTATTCTTGCAATTGTCACCAAGTTCTGTTCAGGGGTTTTAATCGGGAAAGTTATTCATGGAAGAGCTCTCTCCGGAATTGATATATGGGCAGATACGACATCACGGGGAGAATTTTCTATTCTTCTGGCACTGTTATACGGGTCATCTGCTGTCGTCCCTGTCGTTGCTGCCCTCGTGGTTGTAACATCATGTGTTGGTTCATTCACCGGAAAATATAGCATACGTATCCGGCGGTGGTTTGGGGGTATCACTGCCGGAAAATAA
- a CDS encoding helix-turn-helix domain-containing protein, with product MKQQSVVYLNSRKPADFEKQKVDIENFCKYRFEIERIFHDNQSPFIPASNRSEFIEMVNYCAEKGISNIIFYDLDTTLKIPDVFISELSIVLERGYIPYWARGDFISGRYDSDERREAVNAFSRYLEQFAAQNGLENRIKKRSGVSTRRPGRPAALDEKGISDLLAARRSGKTIGEVCRIFGVSRSTVSKILRDYPELKGEWKGPVSPGKRN from the coding sequence ATGAAACAACAGTCAGTGGTGTATCTGAACAGTCGTAAACCCGCTGATTTTGAGAAACAAAAAGTTGATATTGAAAATTTTTGCAAATATCGGTTTGAGATTGAGCGGATATTTCATGATAATCAGTCTCCTTTCATTCCTGCGTCAAATCGTTCCGAATTCATTGAAATGGTTAATTACTGTGCGGAAAAAGGCATTTCGAATATCATTTTTTATGATCTGGATACAACGCTGAAGATCCCTGATGTTTTCATTAGTGAGCTTTCCATCGTTTTAGAAAGGGGGTATATCCCATACTGGGCCCGCGGCGATTTTATTTCAGGAAGGTATGATTCTGATGAACGGAGGGAAGCTGTAAATGCATTTTCCCGGTATCTTGAACAGTTTGCCGCCCAGAATGGTCTTGAAAATCGGATAAAAAAACGATCCGGTGTTTCCACCCGCAGGCCCGGTCGTCCGGCAGCCCTGGATGAGAAGGGGATATCTGATCTTCTGGCAGCACGGCGGTCAGGAAAGACAATTGGTGAAGTGTGCCGTATCTTTGGTGTTTCCCGTAGCACGGTGAGCAAGATCCTTCGTGATTATCCGGAACTGAAAGGAGAATGGAAGGGCCCTGTTTCTCCGGGAAAACGGAACTGA
- a CDS encoding nucleic acid-binding protein — MSTPTQTTTPANTQRRYIREPARRAFAAEVREIRLTFKDGEDEKSPVYVMLPSGIRSNRLFFCGQMIRKELKGDENAFYSVRVQDPTGIFFVNAGSYQPEAKQQISRIDESAWVAVVGKAQARNTPDGATFVSIRAETVAEIDEDTYRKWVDETAAQTLDRADAFGETEDSKKAREFYANDPETYRQMALHALQRITF; from the coding sequence ATGAGTACACCAACACAAACAACAACACCTGCAAACACACAACGCCGCTATATCCGTGAACCCGCACGCAGAGCATTTGCAGCGGAAGTCCGGGAAATCCGCCTCACCTTTAAAGACGGGGAAGATGAGAAAAGTCCGGTCTATGTGATGCTTCCCAGCGGAATCCGCTCCAACCGTCTCTTTTTCTGCGGACAGATGATACGTAAAGAGCTGAAAGGAGACGAAAATGCATTTTACTCGGTGCGTGTGCAGGACCCGACCGGGATATTCTTTGTGAACGCCGGCAGTTACCAGCCTGAGGCAAAACAACAGATCTCACGAATTGATGAGAGTGCCTGGGTGGCGGTCGTTGGAAAGGCACAGGCACGCAATACTCCTGACGGTGCAACCTTTGTCTCTATTCGGGCAGAAACGGTTGCAGAGATTGACGAGGACACCTACCGGAAATGGGTGGATGAAACGGCAGCCCAGACACTTGACCGTGCGGATGCCTTTGGGGAGACCGAAGACAGCAAAAAAGCACGGGAATTCTATGCAAACGACCCGGAAACCTACCGCCAGATGGCACTCCATGCACTCCAGCGGATTACATTCTAA
- a CDS encoding DUF1858 domain-containing protein gives MTVTADSTIADVLREKPEAADILFRFGMGCIGCALANGESLRQAALGHGIPLDELLEALGMEE, from the coding sequence ATGACTGTTACCGCAGACAGTACAATTGCAGATGTATTAAGAGAGAAACCAGAAGCAGCAGATATCCTATTCAGATTTGGTATGGGATGTATCGGTTGCGCTCTTGCAAATGGAGAATCTTTACGACAGGCAGCCCTTGGTCACGGGATCCCTCTTGATGAGCTCCTTGAAGCTTTGGGTATGGAAGAATAA
- a CDS encoding cysteine-rich small domain-containing protein, with protein MRLSTVIAAHLHHTSTKEDSQSFFQRILRKNGYGTDIVGLHVTTSVDNFRVFAYDGIMVFIHSQPVGSNNQPGPVTVIVNSREPLPEEGLRALLRTAKDARDQAFISAGFSETEAEANTILICCEEMEESKNEQERIKRAQALVYETITYGIPETWAPHETESMRRPPFYIHSSIGGERWTRWNPEGCPYYPCHPSSKEQICDFCYCPLYPCGDKTLGKWLERENGGRIWSCEGCTLVHEPVVAEYLTLHPEASAEELKNIHKKENNYQ; from the coding sequence ATGCGCCTATCGACCGTCATCGCAGCTCATCTGCATCATACCAGTACAAAGGAAGATTCTCAATCTTTTTTTCAGAGGATTCTCAGGAAAAACGGATATGGTACTGACATAGTCGGTCTGCACGTCACAACATCCGTAGACAATTTTCGCGTCTTTGCCTACGACGGCATTATGGTCTTCATCCATTCACAACCGGTTGGGTCAAATAACCAGCCCGGCCCGGTAACAGTCATTGTTAATTCACGCGAACCGCTCCCTGAAGAGGGACTCCGGGCACTTCTGCGTACTGCAAAGGATGCACGAGATCAGGCATTTATCTCCGCGGGGTTTTCTGAAACTGAAGCAGAAGCGAATACCATACTGATCTGCTGTGAGGAAATGGAAGAATCAAAGAATGAACAAGAACGGATAAAACGGGCACAGGCATTGGTATATGAAACAATCACATACGGTATTCCCGAAACCTGGGCGCCCCATGAGACAGAATCCATGAGAAGGCCGCCATTCTATATTCACAGTTCTATTGGCGGCGAGCGGTGGACGCGATGGAATCCAGAAGGATGTCCCTATTACCCCTGCCATCCGTCCAGCAAAGAGCAAATATGTGACTTTTGTTACTGCCCGCTATACCCTTGCGGCGACAAAACACTGGGAAAATGGCTTGAGCGCGAGAACGGCGGGAGAATATGGTCCTGCGAAGGATGCACTCTTGTACATGAACCCGTTGTAGCAGAATACCTTACACTACATCCAGAGGCATCAGCCGAAGAACTGAAAAATATACACAAAAAAGAGAATAATTACCAATAA
- the nrdD gene encoding anaerobic ribonucleoside-triphosphate reductase — protein sequence MNWTSEQLALKKKYSTLEDIPVEERRYKCHTCHHVVDETPCPCCGETQLEIMCPLDHCHCTHNITETIEYCPLCGQAVCPECGSHDVSQVSRVTGYLADVAGWNQGKQQELKDRARYNVA from the coding sequence ATGAACTGGACATCCGAACAACTTGCTCTGAAGAAAAAGTACTCTACTCTTGAAGATATTCCTGTTGAAGAACGCAGGTACAAATGCCACACCTGTCACCACGTTGTCGATGAAACTCCATGCCCCTGCTGCGGCGAAACACAACTGGAGATAATGTGCCCGCTCGACCACTGCCACTGCACCCACAATATCACTGAAACGATTGAATACTGCCCACTCTGTGGTCAGGCCGTTTGTCCTGAATGCGGTAGCCATGACGTGTCTCAGGTATCCCGGGTGACCGGCTATCTTGCAGATGTGGCCGGATGGAACCAGGGCAAGCAGCAGGAACTTAAAGACCGGGCCCGCTACAACGTAGCCTGA
- the pyrF gene encoding orotidine-5'-phosphate decarboxylase yields MPDLILALDVLSREEALSVAEAAAPHLDAIKIGYPLVLAAGLDIAAPLSEFGIPLIADFKVADIPNTNSLIAQQVFAAGFFAIICQGFCGSDSVAACVEAADDAGGECYVVAEMSHPGALEFLSGKNAELLAQMAVDAGAHGIIAPATRPERVQTLRAIIGDKKILSPGVGAQGGDPETIAPLIDGMIVGRSIYTAEDPAEAARTYARFRR; encoded by the coding sequence ATGCCTGATCTGATCCTTGCCCTGGACGTGCTCTCCCGCGAGGAGGCGCTCAGCGTGGCAGAAGCTGCAGCACCTCATCTCGATGCGATAAAGATAGGCTACCCGCTGGTGCTCGCGGCAGGGCTTGATATTGCAGCACCCCTGAGTGAATTCGGGATCCCTCTTATCGCCGACTTTAAGGTGGCCGATATCCCGAACACCAACAGTCTGATTGCACAGCAGGTCTTTGCCGCCGGATTTTTTGCGATCATCTGCCAGGGATTCTGCGGGAGTGACTCTGTTGCTGCCTGCGTGGAGGCCGCAGATGACGCCGGGGGAGAATGTTATGTTGTGGCGGAGATGAGTCATCCCGGAGCCCTTGAATTCCTGAGCGGAAAGAATGCTGAACTGCTGGCACAGATGGCGGTAGACGCCGGGGCGCACGGCATCATTGCACCGGCTACACGCCCGGAACGTGTGCAGACCCTACGTGCGATCATCGGCGATAAGAAGATCCTGTCTCCCGGTGTCGGTGCACAGGGTGGAGATCCCGAAACCATTGCCCCGCTGATCGATGGCATGATCGTCGGCAGGAGTATTTACACTGCAGAGGATCCGGCAGAGGCAGCACGTACTTATGCCCGATTCCGCCGATGA
- a CDS encoding deoxyhypusine synthase, whose amino-acid sequence MHGENGKTACTSPVIQARVRAGMTVAELVEELGNAGAYNAGYLARATDICTEMFSDADTTRFLGLAGAMVPGGMGGIVEDLIRDGYIDVLVSTGANLTHDTIEAIGCHHYHGTEICDDDELFEEEINRIYDIFLPSDAFVTFEEFMQETLGELEDGTTLSISGLLRHIGEHLDTGILAAAAEADIPVYCPAIQDSMIGLQYWLFNQMHKVTIDAFGDMNGLMDTCFNAKRAGAFLIGGGVPKNYIFQSMLMTPNGFDYAVQLTGDRPDLGGLSGATLDEAKSWGKVTGEAHAQTVYGDATITLPLIIAAVRERMSHA is encoded by the coding sequence AACTGGGGAATGCCGGAGCGTATAATGCAGGATATCTTGCACGGGCAACCGACATCTGCACAGAAATGTTTTCCGATGCAGATACAACACGGTTTCTGGGTCTTGCAGGGGCAATGGTTCCCGGTGGCATGGGGGGAATTGTGGAGGACCTCATCCGTGACGGGTACATTGATGTACTGGTATCAACCGGTGCCAACCTGACGCATGACACTATCGAGGCCATCGGATGCCACCATTACCACGGCACCGAGATCTGTGATGATGATGAACTCTTTGAAGAGGAAATAAATCGTATCTACGACATCTTCCTGCCATCAGACGCCTTTGTAACCTTTGAGGAGTTCATGCAGGAGACACTCGGAGAGCTTGAGGACGGAACAACCCTTTCAATATCCGGCCTCCTGCGCCACATCGGCGAACACCTTGACACCGGCATTCTTGCCGCAGCGGCAGAGGCAGACATTCCGGTCTACTGCCCCGCCATTCAGGACTCAATGATCGGTCTGCAGTACTGGCTCTTCAACCAGATGCATAAAGTGACAATTGACGCATTTGGTGATATGAACGGACTGATGGACACCTGTTTCAACGCAAAGCGGGCAGGCGCATTCCTGATCGGCGGTGGTGTACCGAAAAACTATATATTCCAGAGTATGCTCATGACGCCAAATGGCTTTGACTACGCAGTCCAGTTAACCGGTGACCGACCTGATCTTGGCGGGCTTTCCGGTGCAACACTGGACGAAGCAAAGTCATGGGGAAAGGTGACCGGTGAAGCACATGCACAGACCGTCTATGGTGATGCGACCATCACCCTGCCGCTAATAATTGCGGCCGTGCGGGAGCGGATGTCCCATGCCTGA